The Actinosynnema mirum DSM 43827 genomic interval TGCCCGACGCGGTGCCGGTCGCCACCACCACGTCCCGCCCCGACCACGCCAGCTCCGCCGCCTGCGCCTGGTGCGACCACGGCGCGGGCACACCCCGCTCCACCAGCGCGGACACCACCTCGGGGGCCGCCCAGGACGGCCACGGGACCTCCCGCGCGTCCTGGCCGGGCAGCTCCTCGGCGTGCGTCAGCGGGGCCTCGCCGAGCGGAACCCCGGCGAGCACCCGGTCCAGCAGTCGACGTCCCTGGTTCGCCACAGGCGGCAGCTAAGCACACCGGTCCACGATCACGGCGGCTTCCTGCGTTGATAACGGTGCGTGCACGGATTGAGACGCACTGTCGCCCCCGGCCCGGAGGTGAATAGACTCCGCCGCTATCGCATCCAATGAGGGATGGATCACGTCGCGTCGGGACAGACCGGGTGTAGGCGGCCCGTGCCGAAGCGGTCGTCGAGGCACCTTCGTTGGGCTCATCACTCAACCAGGAGGACGGATGTCCCGGCAATTCCTCGCGGAGGGCATAGAGCTCTCCGGAGGTGATCGCGGCCTCGTGGCCGCGGTCGCCGTGGTCGCCCTGGCCGCTCTCGTAGTCGGAGCTGTCCTGCTCAAGGAGGTGCTGGCCGCGGGCCAGGGCACCGCCAAGATGCAGGACATCGCCAAGGCGGTCCAGGAAGGCGCTTCTGCCTACCTCAACCGGCAGTTCCGGACCCTCGGCATCTTCGTCGTCGTGGTCTTCGCCCTGCTGTTCCTGCTCCCGGCCGAGGACACCGGCGAGCGGATCGGCAGGTCGCTGTTCTTCATCGTGGGCGCCGTGTTCTCGGCGACCATCGGCTACCTGGGCATGTGGCTGTCCACGCGCGCGAACGTGCGCGTGGCGGCGGCGGCCCAGGCCGGTCAGAGCGGGCGCGAGAAGGCCATGCGGGTGGCGTTCCGCACCGGCGGCGTGGTCGGCATGTTCACCGTCGGCCTCGGCCTGTTCGGCGCCGCGGTCGTCGTGCTGGTCTACGCGGGCCAGGCCCCGAGGGTCCTGGAGGGCTTCGGGTTCGGCGCCGCGCTGCTGGCCATGTTCATGCGGGTCGGCGGCGGCATCTTCACCAAGGCCGCCGACGTCGGGGCCGACCTGGTCGGCAAGGTCGAGCAGAACATCCCGGAGGACGACCCGCGCAACGCCGCCACCATCGCCGACAACGTCGGCGACAACGTGGGCGACTGCGCGGGCATGGCCGCCGACCTGTTCGAGTCCTACGCGGTCACCCTCGTCGCCTCGCTGATCCTCGGCACGGCGGCGTTCGGCTCGCAGGGTCTGCTGTTCCCGCTGATCGTGCCCGCCATCGGCGTGGTCACGGCGGTCATCGGCGTGTACATCACCGGCGCCCGGCCGGGTGAGAGCGGCCTGTCGGCGATCAACCGCTCGTTCTACATCTCGGCGGTCATCTCGGCGGTGCTGTGCACGGCCGCCGCGTTCGCGTTCCTGCCCGGCACGTTCGCCGAGCTGGGCGGCGTCAGCGCGGAGATCGCCGCCACCGAGGGCAACCCGGCCGTGATCGCCGCCGCCGCCGTCCTCATCGGCATCGTGCTCGCGGGCGTCATCCTGTGGCTGACGGGCTACTACACCGGCACCGAGCACAAGCCCGTCCAGGAGGTCGGCCGCACCTCGCTGACCGGCGCGGCCACCGTGATCCTGTCCGGCATCTCGCTCGGCTTCGAGTCCGCCGTGTACACCGCGCTGGTGATCGGCGGGGCCGTGTACGGCGCGTTCCTGCTGTCCGGCTCGGTGATCGTGGCGCTGTTCGCGGTCGCGCTCGCCGGCTGCGGCCTGCTGACCACGGTCGGCGTCATCGTCGCCATGGACACGTTCGGCCCGGTCTCCGACAACGCCCAGGGCATCGCCGAGATGTCCGGCGACGTCGACGGCGAGGGCGCTCAGGTCCTCACCGAGCTGGACGCGGTCGGCAACACCACCAAGGCCATCACCAAGGGCATCGCGATCGCCACTGCGGTGCTCGCCGCGGCTGCCCTGTTCGGGTCCTACAAGGACGCCATCGAGAAGGCGCTCGTCGAGGTCGGCGGCGTGTTCGAGGCGCAGGACTTCGTGGCGTTCACGCCCAACGTCCTGGTCGGACTGGTGATCGGCGCGGCCGTGGTGTTCATGTTCTCCGGCCTCGCGGTCAACGCGGTGACCCGCGCGGCGGGCGCCATCGTGTTCGAGGTGCGCCGCCAGTTCCGCGACAACCCCGGCATCATGGACGGCACCACCAAGCCCGAGTACGGCCGCGTCGTGGACATCTGCACCAGGGACTCGCTGCGCGAGCTGGCCACGCCCGGCCTGCTCGCGGTGATGGCCCCCATCGCGGTCGGCTTCGGCCTCGGTGTCGGGCCGCTCGCGGGCTACCTGGCGGGCGCGATCGCCACCGGCACGCTGATGGCGGTGTTCCTGGCCAACTCCGGTGGCGCCTGGGACAACGCCAAGAAGCTCGTCGAGGACGGCCACCACGGCGGCAAGGGCTCCGACGCGCACGCCGCCACGGTCATCGGCGACACCGTCGGCGACCCGTTCAAGGACACCGCCGGTCCCGCGATCAACCCGCTGATCAAGGTGATGAACCTGGTCTCGGTGCTGATCGCGCCCGCCGTCGTGACGTTCTCGGTCGGCGCGGACGCCTCGGCCCCCGTCCGCTACGGCATCGCGGTGTTCGCCGTCGGCGTCGTGGTCGCGGCGGTCGTGGTGTCCAAGCGGCGCGGCACGGTCATCGGCGACGAGCCCGCCGACCCGCCGTCGGGCTCGCCCAGCGTGCCCGCGCAGGCGACCGTCACCGACCCCGTCCAGGCGCGCGCCACCGGCGGCACCGCCTAGTCGGAGCCGCCAGGAAAGGCCCGATCGGCAGGGGGGAGCACCACCCCGTGGTGCTCCCCCTCGGGGGCGTTCGGTGGAATGGGGGCGAGCACCGACCACCCGCCTACCCAGGAGGCCGACATGAGAGCCCGCCTCGTCACCGCCGTCGCCGCCTCGGCGCTCTCCGCGTGCCTGCTCGCGGGCTGCACCGGGCAGGACTCCGAGCCGACGCCGACCACGAGCAGCACGTCCACCTCGGCCTCGCCGGAGCAGCTGGCCGCCGACTACCTGGACAAGGTGTGCTCGGCGACCTCGGCGTTCGCCACCGTGCAGAAGACCCCGCCGGGCGCGGACGTCACCGACCCCGGCAAGCGCAAGGAGCTGATGGCCGTCTACATGGGCCAGTTCGGCGAGGCGTTCACCAGGAGCGCGACCGAGCTGCGGGCCGTCGGCGAGTCGCCGGTCGCGGGCGGGGACCAGGTCGTGGAGAAGATGGCGGCCACCTTCAGCGAGATGGCCACGGTGTTCACCGACGCCAAGTCCGCCGTGGAGCAGGCCGACGCGAACGACCAGTACGGCGGCCTCGCGCCCGCCAGGGACGCGCTCGCCAAGCTCGCGGACTTCAGCGTGCCGCTGAAGGAGGTCGAGTCCACGCCGGAGCTGGCCGCCGCCGCGCGCAAGGCCCCGAAGTGCCAGGCGCTGCGCACCGCCACCCCGTCGCCCTCCGCGACCGCGGGCGCGCCCGCGGTCGAGTCCTCCGTTCCGCCGTCGACCTCGTGAGCTGACGGGTGGGTTCCCCAGGTCGGGGATGACGGGCAGCACGCCGGTCTTCGAGCTGGCCGACGACCCGGTGCTCAAGCCCACGCCCCCGGACCGCGCGGCCGTGGACCGGGCGCCTGCGGAGCGCGCCTCGGTGCTGGAGGGGTGAGGGGCGTTCGGGACAGGGGGCGCGGCCGACCGGGTGCGCCGGTCGGCGCAGCCTGGTCGGCGGTCGGGAGGCTCGCTACCTTGTGCGAGATCACCTCACTCGTCCGGGGGTACACACCGTGAAGCACCACTCCGCCGTCGGGGCGCTGCTCGTCGCCGCCGTCGCGCTGTCCGCCTGCTCGTCCGGCCCCACCGACCCGGCCGCGTCCCCGTCCTCGGGGACCTCGTCCTCCGGGGCCTCGGCGTCCGCCTCGTCCTCGGCCGCCGCCGCGCCCTCGGGCGACAAGGTCACCGCGTGGGTGGAGGCCTATTGCGGACTGGTCGGCGGTTACGCGCTCGGCCTCAAGGCGTACCAGGAGAAGCACGTCCAGCTGCCGACCACGACCGACGTGGCGGAGCGCAACAAGGCGCAATTGGCGGCTTTCACGGAACTCGTCTCCGGGTTGCAGACGGACTTCAAGGCCGCCGAGGGCGAGCTGGGGAAGGTCGGCGTCCCGCTCTCCGGGGCCGAGGAGCTGCACGGCGAGATCATCGAGGTGCTCGGCCGGGTCAACGGCCAGCTCGGGCAGGCGAAGCAGCAGGTCGCGGCGCTCGACCCCCACGACCCCGACTTCGCGCAGGCGGTGTCCCAGGCCGGTGGCCTGGAGGCCGCGAGCGCGCTGCTCGCGCACGGCGAGAAGGTCTCCGGCGTCCCCGAGCTGGAGCAGGCCATGAACACCGCGCCGAAGTGCGTCGAGATCCAGCGGCAGATCGGCGGCTGAGCGCCATCCCGGCGCGAACCCCTCAAAAGATCGAATTCGCCAGCAAAATGATCTCTGGACCAAGTGGAAAATGATCTGTACCTTTTCGCGGGGGAGGTTTTCACTCGCTTGGGGGTATCTTTTCCATGAAGTTCCGCGTTTCCCTGGTCGGCGCCGCGCTGGCCTCCGCCGCGGTGCTCTCCGCGTGCTCGTCCGGCACCGCGGGCACGGCCTCGCCCGCGGGCGACGCCCCGGCGACCTCGTCCTCCGCGTCCCCCGCGCCCTCGGGGTCCGCCTCGGCCGTCCCGACCTCGGCGAGCGCCAAGGCGGGCGGCGGTGACAACGCGAAGGCCGTCAGCTGGGCGGGAGAGCTCTGCGCCACCTTCACCGGCATGGTCGACCGCAGCCTCGTGATGCTCGAGGACGTCAGCTCCGAGATGGAGAAGGGCAACCTCGACGGCTACCGGAGCGCGGTGCTGGACTACCTCGCGGGCACCGGGACCGCGATGTCCGGCTCGCTGAAGAGGCTGAACGAGCTGGGCGCGCCCACCGCGAGCTCCGCCGCGCTGCACGCGGAGATGGTCAAGTTCCTGGAGGGCGTGGGCGCGGAGTCCGGCGCCGCGGCGAAGAAGATGCGGGGGCTGGCCGTCACCGACCCGGCCTTCGTGGAGCAGATGGGCGCGCTCGACCAGGGCCAGGGCGGGTCCGACGTGCTGCTCAAGCACCTGGAGAACGCCGAGAAAGACCCAGAGCTGGACCTCGCCTTCGCCACGGCCGAGTCGTGCCAGGAGATGGAGTCCAAGCTCGGCCAGATGCCGGGGAGCGGCTGAGCCGCCGCTGTCGAGCCGTCTCGTGCCCCATTTCCCCCGAACGGACGAACTTGGGGCGCGCTGCGATAACTCAGTCGATCTTTGTCAGACCCGCTATGTACCTTCCGGGAAGATTTTTAACTCTTCTGGGGGTACTAGCTAGTGAAGCGTCACCTGTCTGTCACGTCTGTGCTGCTCTCCGCGACCCTCGCGCTCGCCGCCTGCGACACGAACACCGACGGCGCCGCCCCCGCGAGCAGCCCCGCTGCCGCGTCTGCGGCCCCGGCCTCCGCGCAGGTCGACGACGGCGAGCGCGAGGCGCGCTGGGCCGCCTCCTTCTGCACCACCCTCGGCAGCCGGGCCAAGGCCGCCGTCGAGCTGATGCAGAAGATGTTCGCGCAGGCCGCGGAGGCGGGCGAGAACGTGAGCGAGGCCGACATGCAGGCCATGCAGAAGGACCTGCTGGTCGAGTTCATGGAGGACGGCGCGAAGGAGAGCCTCGACGCCGCGAAGCAGCTGGAGGGGATCGGCGCGCCCGCCGTCGTCGGCGAGGAGTTCCACCAGAAGTTCATCACCCTGCTGAAGACCTCCGGCGACGAGGCCGCCGCGGCGGTGGAGAAGGTCAAGGCGCTCGACCCGACCAGCCCCACCTTCGAGGCCGAGCTGGACAAGCTGTCCGAGGGCGGCGCCGCCGAGACGCTGGTCGCGCCCCTGCAGGAGGTCGGCAAGAGCAAGCCCGAGCTCAACGAGGTGCTGAAGCGGACCCCCGAGTGCGTGGACGTCGTCAAGCAGATGTCCGCGATCGCGGGGAAGTGACCCGGCGCCCACACGGGCGTCAGCGGGTCGAATTTCACACGAAAGAGTGAGATCGGGGCGGTTCGTGGAACCGCCCCGCCCGCGCGGGAGACTGGCCGGCGTCGAACGCCTGTTCTACGCTGCCGGGTCGTGGGGCAACAGCTGTCCTTCTACTCGGCCGAGGCGCGGCGACCGGGCGTCGACGACCTGGCCGGCCTGCTCTGCGGGCCGGGCCGGGTGCTCGGCTTCGCCAGGGGGCGGGCCGCCCGCCTCACCGCCGTCCTCGCCGACCCCTGGCGCGGGCCCGCGCTCGTCGCGGCCCTCGCCGAGCGCGGCGTCCAGGCCGAGTCCGGCGCGCCCGAACCGGTCGGCGACCCCGAGCCGCCAGCGGACGGGCAGGAGCCGGGAGCCCAGCCCCCGGTGCAGGTCAGGACCCCTTTCCGGACCGACCTCGCCCCGCTCGCCGCGCACTGGCTGCTCGCGGGCGCCAAGGTCGTCCCGCGCGGGTTCACCCCCCACGGCGGCGTGCTGCGGCTGTGGGCGCTCACCTCGGGCCGCTGGGTCGAACCGGGCTACCTGCTCGGCCTCGACCCGGACGCGCCGGACACCCACGAACCGCTCCGCGCGGCGCTCGCCTCGGCCGGGCTGCCCGCCGCGCTGCTCACCCCGAAGTCGGGCGGACCGGCTTTGCGGGTGACCGGCCGAAGGCGGTTGGAACGGCTCTCCGAGCTGGTCGGACGTGCTCCGACCGGGGTCGGGGACCGCACCTGGCCCGCCGCTTAGCGGCTCGTCCTGGGGGAAGTTCAGGCACAGTTGTGTCACCCTGTCCCGACCAGGGCAGCCCTGCGGCGGTCGCCGGGCAGTGCACACTGGCGGGTCGGGAACACAGTGGTCGAAGAGAGCAGGACGGCGTGGCTGGATCGACGCGGACGAGGAAGAGCACCGGGGGAAGTGCGGGCGGCAACCGGCGGTTGGTGATCGTCGAGTCGCCCACCAAGGCGCGCAAGATCGCGTCCTACCTCGGCAACGGCTTCGTCGTGGAGTCGTCCAAGGGGCACATCCGGGACCTGCCGCGCGGCGCGGCCGACGTGCCCGCCAAGTACAAGGGGCAGCCCTGGGCGCGGCTCGGCGTGGACGTCGACCACGACTTCGAGCCGCTCTACATCGTCACCCCGGACAAGAAGTCGACCGTCGCCGAGCTCAAGGAGCTGCTCAAGGGCGTCGACGAGCTCTACCTCGCGACGGACGGCGACCGCGAGGGCGAGGCGATCGCCTGGCACCTGCTGGAGACCCTCAAGCCCTCGGTCCCGGTGCGCCGCATGGTGTTCCACGAGATCACCGAGCCCGCGATCCTCGCCGCCGCCGCCAGCCCGCGCGACCTGGACCTGAGCCTGGTCGACGCGCAGGAGACCCGCCGCATCCTGGACCGCCTCTACGGCTACGAGGTCAGCCCCGTGCTGTGGAAGAAGGTCATGCCGAAGCTGTCGGCGGGCCGCGTCCAGTCGGTGGCCACCCGCATCGTGGTCGAGCGCGAGCGCGAGCGGATGAAGTTCGTGACCGCCTCGTTCTGGGACGTCTCGGCGACCATCGACGCGGGCGCCGAGGCCACCCCGCGCCAGTTCGCGGGCAGGCTCGTCTCCGTCGACGGCACCAGGCTCGCCACCGGCCGCGACTTCGGCTCGGACGGCCGCCTCAAGGACGGCGTCGAGGTCAAGGTGCTGGACGAGGCGCACGCCCGCGCCATCGCCGAGGGCCTGACCGGCGCGGCCATGCGCGTGGCCTCCGTCGAGGAGAAGCCCTACACGCGCAAGCCGTACCCGCCGTTCATGACCTCCACGATCCAGCAGGAGGCGGGCCGCAAGCTGCGCTTCTCCGCCGACCGCACGATGCGGGCCGCGCAGAAGCTGTACGAGAACGGCTACATCACCTACATGCGAACCGACAGCACCGCGCTGTCGGAGACCGCCATCACCGCGGCCCGCGCCCAGGCCACCGACCTGTACGGCGCGCAGTACGTGGCCAAGGAGCCCCGGCAGTACACCCGCAAGGTCAAGAACGCCCAGGAGGCGCACGAGGCCATCCGCCCGGCGGGCGAGGTCTTCCGCACCCCCGGCCAGGTGGCCCGCGAGCTGGACTCCGACGAGTACAAGCTCTACGAGCTGATCTGGCAGCGCACCATCGCCTCCCAGATGGCCGACGCGCGCGGCAACACCACGAGCGTGCGCGTCGCGGGCCGCACGGGCGGCGGCGAGGACGTGCTGTTCGCCTCCTCCGGCCGCACGATCACGTTCGCGGGCTTCCTCAAGGCGTACGTGGAGACGGTCGACTCGGAGGCGGGCGGCAACGCCGACGACGCCGAGTCCCGGCTGCCGCAGCTGGTCGCCGAGCAGCCGGTGAGCGCCGCCGAGCTGTCCGCCGACGGCCACTCGACCTCGCCGCCGCCGCGCTTCACCGAGCCCAGCCTGATCAAGACCATGGAGGACCTGGGCATCGGCCGCCCGTCCACCTACGCGTCGATCATCAGCACCATCCAGGACCGCGGCTACGTGTGGAAGAAGGGCTCCGCGCTGGTGCCCTCCTGGGTGGCGTTCGCGGTGGTCGGGCTGCTGGAGCAGCACTTCGGCAGGCTGGTCGACTACGACTTCACCGCCGCGCTGGAGGACGAGCTCGACGGCATCGCCGAGGGCCGCCAGGAGCGCACCACCTGGCTGTCCGGCTTCTACTTCGGCGGCGACGTCGGCCCCGAGTCCTCGATCGGCCGCTCCGGCGGGCTCAAGAAGCTGGTCGGCTCCAGCGTCGAGGAGATCGACGCCCGCGAGATCAACTCGATCCCGCTGTTCAGCGACGAGGGCGGGCACACCGTCGTGGTCCGGGTCGGCCGGTACGGGCCGTACCTGGAGCGCGAGGTCGACGGCGCGTCGCAGCGGGCGAACCTGCCCGACGACCTGCCGCCGGACGAGCTGAGCCTGGAGATCGCGGAGAAGCTGTTCGCGACCCCGCAGGAGGGCCGCTCGCTGGGCAACGACCCGGCGACCGGGCACGAGATCGTGGCCAAGGAGGGCCGCTTCGGGCCGTACGTCACCGAGGTGCTGCCCGAGCCCGCCGAGGGCAAGAAGGCCGGGAAGCCTCGCACCAGCTCGCTGTTCAAGTCGATGTCGCTGGACACCGTGACGCTGGAGGACGCGCTGCGGCTGCTGTCCCTGCCGCGCGTGGTCGGCGCCGACCCGGAGTCCGGCGCGGAGATCACCGCGCAGAACGGCCGGTACGGGCCGTACCTCAAGCGCGGCACCGACTCGCGGTCGCTGACCAGCGAGGACCAGCTGTTCACGGTGACCCTGGACGAGGCGCTGAAGATCTACGCCGAGCCCAAGAAGCGCGGTCGCGCCGCGGCGGCCCCGCCGCTCAAGGAGCTGGGCAACGACCCGGTGTCCGGCAAGCCGATGGTGGTCAAGGAGGGCCGCTTCGGCCCGTACGTCACCGACGGCGAGACCAACGCCTCGCTGCGCAAGTCGGACAACGTGGAGACGCTGTCCGACGAGCGGGGCTCCGAGCTGCTGGCGGAGAAGCGGGCCAAGGGGCCGAGCACGAAGAAGAAGCCGGCGGCCAGGACGACGAAGGCCGCCGCGAAGCCCGCGGCGAAGAAGCCCGCCGCGAAGAAGACCCCGGCGAAGTCGAAGGGCTGAGGACCGTGGCAGGAGCGGCGGGCGTGGACGGCGGGCTGTTCGGACCGGACGGCACGCAGGCCCCGCCGCCGCCCGCCGCGTTCCCCGACCCGCTCGCCGGGCTGGTCACCGGCGAGCTGCCCTGGGCGCTGCCCGCGCCCGAGGTCCGGGCCGCCGAGGTCCGGGCCGCCGCGCCGCTCGCGCCTCCCGCTGCCGTGACGCCCCAGCGGGCGGCGCGCCCGACCGGGGCGGGCGGGCGTCCGCAGGCCGGTCGCGCCAGGACCGGTCAGCGGGCGCCGCAGGCCCCGCGCCCGGCCGTCCCGCACCCGCCTGTCCCGTATCCGCCTGCCTCGTACCCGCCTGTCCCGCACCCGACGGCGCCGTACCCGCAGGTCCCGCACCCGCAGCTCCAGCACCCCGCGCCCCCGCGCAGGCAGGTCCCCGGCCTGCGCGCCCAGCGCGGGCCCGCCGCCCCCGCCCAGCCCGCCGAGGCCCTGGCGAAGGGCACGGGCAGCACGGTCGTCGGCATCCTGGTCGTCCTCGGCGTCATCGCCTCCATCCTGTTCACCACGCTGCGCGAGGTCGTCGGCGAGCTGCTCGACCTCCTGCGCTGAGAGGCGAACCTCACCGCTCGGTCCGATGTGGCCCCCCGACCAGCACAGCCGGTTACCCTGGTGACCTGCGACCTAGGGGGTGAGCACCATCCAGGACAGCGACACGGCTGGTGGGCCGGGACGATCCGGGAGCAACCGGACCGAGGCGTCCACCGGGCATCGCATCCGGAGCGTGTTGGCCATCCGCCCCTTCCGCAGGCTCTGGGGCGTCACCTACCTCTGCAGCGTGGGTGACTGGCTGTCACTCCTGGCGCTGACGGGTCTGGTCACCAAGCTCGCCGAGGGCTACCGCTGGGAGGGCTTCGCGCTCAGCGCGGTCGTCATCACCCAGCTGCTGCCGGGGATGCTCTTCGCCCCGCTCGGCGGCGTCCTCGCCGACCGGTTCGACCGCCGCAAGGTCATGGTCGCCTGCGACCTGGCGCGCGGCGCGCTGTTCCTGTCCATCGCCTTCGTCGGCACCGCCTGGTGGCTGTTCATCGCGAACTTCCTCATCGGCTGCTGCGCGATGCTGTGGATCCCCGCCAAGGACTCGGCGGTGCCCAACCTGCTGCGCAGGCCCGACCAGGTGGAGACCGCCAACCAGCTCGGCCTGGTGATGACCTACGGCATCACCACCATCAGCGGGTTCGGCCTCTACGCGCTCATCTCCGGCATCCCCGGCTACTTCCACCTGCAGGGCGGCGACCTCAGCTTCCGCATCGCCACCATCGCCGTGGTGGTCAACGGCCTGCTCTACGTCTCGTCGGCGGTCCTGGTCGCCACCCGCATCCCCGAGCTGTCCGGCCGCATGGCCACGCCCCGCAAGCGCGACGACGACGCCCCCGGCTTCCTCGTGATGATGCGCGACGGCCTGTCCTACGCCTGGCACCGCCCGCTGCTGCGCGGCCTGGTCATCGGCATGACCGGCGCGTTCGCGGCGGCGGGCGCGGTCATCGGCAGCGCCAAGCTGTACGCGCTGAGCCTGCTCGGCGGGGAGAGCGCCTACGGCCTGCTGTTCATCGCGGTCTTCGCGGGCCTGGCCACGGGCATGATCACCGCCCCCAAGCTCGCCCGCAGGCTCACCCACGGCAGGCTGTTCGGCGTCACCATCGTCTGCGCCGGCCTGAGCCTGGGCGTGGTGTCGCTGGCCCCGCACCTGTGGTTCGCCCTGGTCGCGGTCGCCCTGGTCGGCGGCTGCGCGGGCATCGCGTTCCTGACCGGCCTCACCATCATCGGCTCCAAGGTCGAGGACGAGGTGCGCGGCCGGATGGTCGCCCTGGTCCAGTCCCTGATGAAGGTCATCCTGGGCCTGTCCACCGTGGCCAGCCCGCTGCTGGTCACCACCCTGCAGCCCAGGGTCATCACCGTCCTCGACCACCCGCTCAAGATCGACGGCACCCGCCCGGTGCTGTTCGGCGCGGGTGTCCTGGCCGCCGCCGTCGGCCTGATCGCCTACCGGCTCATGGACGACCGGCGCGAGACCCCGATCCTGTCCGACCTGCTCGCCGCGCTGCGCGGCAGGCCCCGCCGGGAGCGCGGCCTGCTCATCACCGTGGAGGGCGACGCCAGCCTGGACACCTCGGTGCAGGCCCGCGAGCTGGCCGAGGTGCTGCGCTCCGCCGGGCACGAGGTGCTGCTGGCCAGCGAGCCCGACCTGGACGAACGCCGGGTGCACGAGCTGCTCAACACCGCCGACCTGGCCGGGGTGCGGGCGCACGCGCTGGTGGCCGCCGCCGTGCGCGCCGACGTGGTCGAGCGGCGCGTGCGGCCCGCGCTGGAGGCCGGGCTGATCGTCGTCGTGGACCGGTTCGCCGACAGCCCGATAGCGCACTTCTCCGCCTCCGGCTCCGTCGACACCTCCGAGCTGGAGCGGCTGTCCGACTGGGCCACCGGCAGGCTCCGCCCCGACCTGACCGTGCTGCTCGACCGCACCCCCACCACGCTGCCCGCCTCCGCGCTCGGCGCGCCCCCCGGAGCAGTGCCCGCCGGAACCGCGCCCCCAGGAGCCGCGTCCGCCGGGTTGGAGGGCGCCCGCCGCACGATCACCCACGTCGAGCACCACTGGCAGGTGCAGCGCCTGCTCACCGGCATGGCCGCCGCCGACCCCGACCGCTACCTCGTGGTCGACGCCGACGGCACCCCGGACGAGGTGGCCGCGCGGGTCAAGGCCGCCGTGGCGCGCCTGGTCGGCGGCGAGATCCGCGCTGCCGCTCCGCTCGCCGAGACCCCCTGAGTACGGTTGCCCCGTGCCAAGGGGAGTGTGGAGTGAGGTCGTCGGCCAGCCCGACGCGGTGACCGTGCTCAGCGCCGCGGCGGAGGCGGCCGCGGCGATCGTCGCGGGTGGGACGCCCGCGCCGGGGGCCATGACGCACGCCTGGCTGTTCACCGGGCCGCCCGGATCGGGCCGCACCGAGGCAGCCAGGGCGTTCGCCGGGGCCCTGCAGTGCACCGCCGCCGACGACCGGCCCGGCTGCGGCGTGTGCGCGGGCTGCCACACCGCGCTCGCGGGCACCCACGCCGACGTGCGCGTGGTCGCCCCCGAGGGCCTGTCGATCTCGGTGAACGAGATGCGCGCGCTGGTGCAGGTGTCCGCCCGCAGGCCCACCTCGGGCCGCTGGCAGGTGGTGATCGTCGCCGACGCCGACCGGCTCACCGAGGGCGCGTCGAACGCGCTGCTCAAGGCCGTGGAGGAGCCGCCGGACCGCACCGTGTTCCTGCTCTGCGCGCCCTCCGAGCACCCGTACGACGTGTCGGTGACCATCCGCTCGCGCTGCCGCGTGGTGCGGCTGGGCTCCCCGAAGGTCCCGGACGTGGCCGCCGCGCTGGAGGAGGAGGGCGTCGCCCCCGACCTCGCGTCCTGGTCCGCGTCGGTGACCGGCGGCAACGTGGTCAGGGCCCGCAGGCTCGCCACCGACGAGCAGAGCAGGCTGCGCCGCGAGTCCGTGCTGGCCATCCCGCTCGCGCTGCGCAGGCCCGCCGACGTGTTCACCTGCGCCGACGACCTGGTGAAGGCCGCCGAGGGCGACGCGCTGTCCGCCAACGAGGACCGCGACGAGCAGGAGCGCAAGGCGCTGGAGACCGCCATGGGCGCGGGCGGCACCGGCAAGGGCACCGCCTCGGCCACCAGGGGCGCCAAGGGCGCGCTCAAGGACCTGGAGAAGCGGCAGAAGTCCAGGGCCACCCGGACCCAGCGGGACTCGCTCGACCAGGCGCTGGTGGACCTGGCCGCGTTCTACCGGGACGTGCTGGTCACCGCGACCGGCTCCGAGGCCGCGCTGAACCACCCGGACCGCGCGGCGGACGCCCGGACGGCGGCGGCGGCCTGGAGCCGTGAGTCGACGCTGCGCAGACTTGAAGCAGTGCTGGCGTGTCGGGGAGCGCTGGAGCGGAACGTGAAGCCGAGGATCGCCGTGGAGGCGATGCTGACGACCCTGCAGCGGGGCTGACGCGGGCGGGCCTGCGCG includes:
- a CDS encoding sodium-translocating pyrophosphatase, which produces MSRQFLAEGIELSGGDRGLVAAVAVVALAALVVGAVLLKEVLAAGQGTAKMQDIAKAVQEGASAYLNRQFRTLGIFVVVVFALLFLLPAEDTGERIGRSLFFIVGAVFSATIGYLGMWLSTRANVRVAAAAQAGQSGREKAMRVAFRTGGVVGMFTVGLGLFGAAVVVLVYAGQAPRVLEGFGFGAALLAMFMRVGGGIFTKAADVGADLVGKVEQNIPEDDPRNAATIADNVGDNVGDCAGMAADLFESYAVTLVASLILGTAAFGSQGLLFPLIVPAIGVVTAVIGVYITGARPGESGLSAINRSFYISAVISAVLCTAAAFAFLPGTFAELGGVSAEIAATEGNPAVIAAAAVLIGIVLAGVILWLTGYYTGTEHKPVQEVGRTSLTGAATVILSGISLGFESAVYTALVIGGAVYGAFLLSGSVIVALFAVALAGCGLLTTVGVIVAMDTFGPVSDNAQGIAEMSGDVDGEGAQVLTELDAVGNTTKAITKGIAIATAVLAAAALFGSYKDAIEKALVEVGGVFEAQDFVAFTPNVLVGLVIGAAVVFMFSGLAVNAVTRAAGAIVFEVRRQFRDNPGIMDGTTKPEYGRVVDICTRDSLRELATPGLLAVMAPIAVGFGLGVGPLAGYLAGAIATGTLMAVFLANSGGAWDNAKKLVEDGHHGGKGSDAHAATVIGDTVGDPFKDTAGPAINPLIKVMNLVSVLIAPAVVTFSVGADASAPVRYGIAVFAVGVVVAAVVVSKRRGTVIGDEPADPPSGSPSVPAQATVTDPVQARATGGTA
- the topA gene encoding type I DNA topoisomerase, whose translation is MAGSTRTRKSTGGSAGGNRRLVIVESPTKARKIASYLGNGFVVESSKGHIRDLPRGAADVPAKYKGQPWARLGVDVDHDFEPLYIVTPDKKSTVAELKELLKGVDELYLATDGDREGEAIAWHLLETLKPSVPVRRMVFHEITEPAILAAAASPRDLDLSLVDAQETRRILDRLYGYEVSPVLWKKVMPKLSAGRVQSVATRIVVERERERMKFVTASFWDVSATIDAGAEATPRQFAGRLVSVDGTRLATGRDFGSDGRLKDGVEVKVLDEAHARAIAEGLTGAAMRVASVEEKPYTRKPYPPFMTSTIQQEAGRKLRFSADRTMRAAQKLYENGYITYMRTDSTALSETAITAARAQATDLYGAQYVAKEPRQYTRKVKNAQEAHEAIRPAGEVFRTPGQVARELDSDEYKLYELIWQRTIASQMADARGNTTSVRVAGRTGGGEDVLFASSGRTITFAGFLKAYVETVDSEAGGNADDAESRLPQLVAEQPVSAAELSADGHSTSPPPRFTEPSLIKTMEDLGIGRPSTYASIISTIQDRGYVWKKGSALVPSWVAFAVVGLLEQHFGRLVDYDFTAALEDELDGIAEGRQERTTWLSGFYFGGDVGPESSIGRSGGLKKLVGSSVEEIDAREINSIPLFSDEGGHTVVVRVGRYGPYLEREVDGASQRANLPDDLPPDELSLEIAEKLFATPQEGRSLGNDPATGHEIVAKEGRFGPYVTEVLPEPAEGKKAGKPRTSSLFKSMSLDTVTLEDALRLLSLPRVVGADPESGAEITAQNGRYGPYLKRGTDSRSLTSEDQLFTVTLDEALKIYAEPKKRGRAAAAPPLKELGNDPVSGKPMVVKEGRFGPYVTDGETNASLRKSDNVETLSDERGSELLAEKRAKGPSTKKKPAARTTKAAAKPAAKKPAAKKTPAKSKG